A window from Intestinimonas massiliensis (ex Afouda et al. 2020) encodes these proteins:
- a CDS encoding pyridoxamine 5'-phosphate oxidase family protein, with amino-acid sequence MFREMRRKKQLLTPEESAAVLHRGTSGVLALAGDDGYPYAVPMSYVYDGAKLYFHCAKSGHKLDAIRRNCKASFCVIDQDQIVPEEYTSHFRSVIVFGTMRILEDDGEKRAAIEALALKYAPDDDAADRNRAIDREWAPLCMLELTIDHITGKEAIELVKAKRPSGQ; translated from the coding sequence ATGTTTCGTGAAATGCGCCGGAAAAAGCAGCTCCTGACCCCGGAGGAGAGCGCCGCCGTCCTCCACCGTGGAACCTCGGGGGTGCTGGCCCTGGCCGGCGACGACGGCTACCCCTACGCCGTCCCCATGAGCTATGTCTACGACGGTGCCAAGCTGTACTTCCACTGTGCGAAATCCGGCCACAAGCTGGACGCCATCCGGCGGAACTGTAAGGCGTCGTTCTGTGTCATCGACCAGGATCAGATCGTGCCGGAGGAATATACCTCCCATTTCCGCAGCGTCATTGTGTTTGGCACCATGCGCATTCTGGAGGACGACGGAGAAAAACGCGCCGCCATTGAAGCGCTGGCCCTCAAATATGCCCCGGATGACGACGCGGCCGACCGCAACCGCGCCATCGACCGGGAATGGGCGCCATTGTGTATGCTGGAATTGACCATCGACCACATCACGGGGAAAGAGGCCATCGAGTTGGTGAAGGCCAAGCGGCCATCTGGGCAATGA
- the groL gene encoding chaperonin GroEL (60 kDa chaperone family; promotes refolding of misfolded polypeptides especially under stressful conditions; forms two stacked rings of heptamers to form a barrel-shaped 14mer; ends can be capped by GroES; misfolded proteins enter the barrel where they are refolded when GroES binds) has protein sequence MAKILCYGEEARRALERGVNQLADTVKITLGPKGRNVVLDKKFGTPLITNDGVTIAKEIELADPFENMGAQIVKEVSTKTNDVAGDGTTTATLLAQAMIREGLKNLAAGANPMVMKKGIAKATEAAIEAIQANSKKVSGSDDIARVGAVSSGDETIGKLIAEAMEKVSADGVITVEESKTAETYSEVVEGMQFDRGYIAPYMVTDTEKMEAVLDDPLILITDKKISSIQELLPLLEQVVQSGKKLLIVAEDVEGEALSTLIVNKLRGTLNVCCVKAPGFGDRRKEMLQDMAILTGGTVISSDLGYELKETTVDMLGKARQVKVNKDNTIIVDGSGDSKAIKDRVNQIRAQIEVTTSDYDREKLQERLAKLAGGVAIIRVGAATESEMKEKKLRIEDALNATRAAVEEGIVAGGGTAYVNAIPAVERLISKVEGDEKTGVRIVAKALSEPVKQIAINAGIDGSVVLEKIKNARKVGYGFDAYKETYCDMITAGIVDPTKVTRSALQNAASVAAILLTTESLVADKPEPPAPAPAAPDMGGMY, from the coding sequence ATGGCTAAGATTCTCTGCTACGGCGAGGAAGCCCGCCGCGCTCTGGAGCGCGGTGTCAACCAGCTCGCCGATACCGTGAAGATCACTCTGGGTCCCAAGGGCCGCAATGTGGTCCTGGATAAGAAGTTCGGCACTCCCCTCATTACCAACGACGGCGTGACCATCGCCAAGGAGATCGAGCTGGCCGACCCCTTTGAGAACATGGGCGCCCAGATCGTGAAGGAAGTTTCCACCAAGACCAACGACGTGGCCGGCGACGGCACCACCACCGCCACCCTGCTGGCCCAGGCAATGATCCGCGAGGGCCTGAAGAACCTGGCCGCCGGTGCCAACCCCATGGTCATGAAGAAGGGCATCGCCAAGGCCACCGAGGCCGCCATCGAGGCCATCCAGGCCAATTCCAAGAAGGTCAGCGGCTCTGACGATATCGCCCGCGTGGGCGCCGTCTCTTCCGGCGACGAGACCATCGGCAAGCTGATCGCCGAGGCCATGGAGAAGGTCTCCGCCGACGGCGTCATCACCGTGGAGGAGTCCAAGACCGCTGAGACCTACTCTGAGGTGGTCGAGGGCATGCAGTTCGACCGCGGCTATATCGCCCCCTATATGGTCACCGACACCGAGAAGATGGAGGCCGTCCTGGACGATCCCCTCATCCTCATCACCGATAAGAAGATCTCTAGCATTCAGGAGCTGCTGCCCCTGCTGGAGCAGGTGGTCCAGTCCGGCAAGAAGCTGCTGATCGTGGCCGAGGATGTGGAGGGCGAGGCCCTGTCCACCCTGATCGTCAACAAGCTGCGCGGCACCCTGAACGTCTGCTGCGTCAAGGCTCCCGGCTTTGGCGACCGCCGCAAGGAGATGCTGCAGGATATGGCCATCCTCACCGGCGGCACCGTCATCTCTTCCGACCTGGGCTATGAGCTCAAGGAGACCACCGTCGATATGCTGGGCAAGGCCCGCCAAGTCAAGGTGAACAAGGACAACACCATCATCGTGGACGGCTCCGGCGACAGCAAGGCGATCAAGGACCGTGTGAACCAGATCCGCGCCCAGATCGAGGTCACCACCTCTGATTATGACCGCGAGAAGCTCCAGGAGCGCTTGGCCAAGCTGGCCGGCGGCGTGGCCATCATCCGTGTGGGCGCTGCCACCGAGTCCGAGATGAAGGAGAAGAAGCTCCGCATCGAGGATGCCCTGAACGCCACCCGCGCCGCCGTTGAGGAGGGCATCGTGGCCGGCGGCGGCACCGCCTATGTCAACGCCATTCCCGCCGTGGAGAGGCTGATTTCCAAGGTGGAGGGCGACGAGAAGACCGGCGTGCGCATCGTGGCCAAGGCCCTCAGCGAGCCCGTGAAGCAGATCGCCATCAATGCCGGGATCGACGGCTCCGTGGTGCTGGAGAAGATCAAGAACGCCCGTAAGGTCGGCTATGGCTTCGACGCCTATAAGGAGACCTACTGCGACATGATCACCGCCGGCATCGTGGACCCCACCAAGGTGACCCGCTCCGCTCTGCAGAACGCCGCCTCTGTGGCAGCTATCCTGCTGACCACCGAGTCTCTGGTGGCCGACAAGCCCGAGCCCCCCGCGCCCGCGCCTGCAGCCCCCGATATGGGCGGCATGTACTGA
- a CDS encoding co-chaperone GroES, translating into MKLKPLADRVIIKMVEAEEKTKSGIILTGAAKEKPEVAEVIEVGPGGLVDGKEVKMTVMKGQKVITSKYAGTEVKVDGEEYTIVRQNDILAIVE; encoded by the coding sequence ATGAAACTCAAACCCCTTGCGGACCGAGTGATCATCAAGATGGTGGAGGCCGAGGAGAAGACCAAGAGCGGTATCATCCTCACCGGCGCCGCCAAGGAGAAGCCCGAGGTGGCCGAGGTCATCGAGGTGGGCCCCGGCGGCCTGGTGGACGGCAAGGAAGTCAAGATGACCGTCATGAAGGGCCAGAAGGTCATCACCAGCAAGTATGCCGGCACCGAGGTCAAGGTGGACGGCGAAGAGTACACCATCGTCCGCCAGAATGATATCCTGGCCATCGTCGAGTAA
- a CDS encoding diacylglycerol/lipid kinase family protein, translating to MKHLFLINPAAGKKGSTEALENRIRAIFAPRGEPWEAILTRGPGHAETCARAAAETGEPVRIYACGGDGTLNEAVNGAAGFANAAVTNVPKGTGNDFLKIFGADYRSRFSDLAALADGPQACFDLMDCNGRLGIGVVCAGVDARVAADVHRYKALPLVTGMGAYILSLTVNVLFKGIARPTVVEVGGRRMEEDTSIICICNGRYYGGGFMPVGDAMPDDGVLDMLVVPRVNRRTFARLVGKYAQGRYRDYPELIYACQGQTISFSSSQELVAVVDGEVLRGRRFTVALSERKVAFFYPAGLSYQPKD from the coding sequence ATGAAGCATCTTTTCCTGATCAATCCCGCGGCGGGGAAGAAGGGGAGCACCGAGGCGCTGGAAAATCGCATTCGGGCAATCTTTGCCCCCCGGGGCGAGCCCTGGGAGGCGATCCTCACCCGGGGCCCCGGCCATGCCGAGACCTGTGCCCGCGCCGCCGCCGAAACGGGGGAGCCGGTGCGCATCTATGCCTGCGGCGGAGACGGCACCCTCAACGAGGCGGTCAATGGGGCCGCGGGCTTTGCCAATGCCGCCGTTACCAACGTCCCCAAGGGCACGGGAAACGATTTTCTCAAGATCTTCGGGGCGGACTACCGCAGCCGGTTTTCCGACCTGGCCGCCCTGGCGGACGGCCCTCAGGCCTGTTTCGACCTGATGGACTGCAACGGCAGATTGGGTATCGGCGTGGTCTGCGCCGGAGTGGACGCCCGGGTGGCGGCGGATGTGCACCGCTATAAAGCACTGCCTCTGGTGACGGGGATGGGGGCCTATATCCTGTCCCTGACGGTGAACGTGCTCTTCAAGGGAATTGCTCGCCCCACGGTGGTGGAGGTGGGCGGACGGCGGATGGAGGAGGATACCTCCATCATCTGCATCTGCAACGGCCGCTATTACGGCGGCGGCTTTATGCCGGTGGGTGACGCCATGCCGGATGACGGGGTACTCGACATGCTGGTGGTGCCACGGGTCAACCGCCGGACCTTTGCGCGACTGGTGGGCAAATACGCCCAGGGGCGCTACCGGGATTACCCCGAGCTGATTTATGCCTGCCAGGGCCAGACCATCTCCTTCTCCTCGTCTCAGGAGTTGGTGGCGGTGGTGGACGGGGAGGTCCTGCGAGGCCGGCGGTTCACCGTGGCGCTGTCGGAGCGGAAGGTGGCCTTCTTCTACCCCGCCGGACTGAGCTATCAGCCAAAAGACTAG
- a CDS encoding WG repeat-containing protein yields the protein MKRPSLRAQALALLLTAVLTSAALAAPQIWGYQEGLAKAAEGGLWGFANVAGEIVIPIQYQSVMDFSLGVARVQKNNKLGLIRPDGAYLIQPEYDTLEPIGYGLYRAQKGNEWGVVSMVAFPSRFGGETQELYPLTYDYAAVRKADGLDVLVLTSGGVETLVPMNTLPALLVERKVPSARFPLVQKRLPNFSDVTPRDWYDLWVDVAYNVGLMEGVGDNRFNPDGTLTVAEALKLAAHMESRYLGDDFHLQSVTTQPWYRSSVAYCVASGIITEGEFTDYERPVTRAEMARIFAATALGRGMPEINSLEQVKSHLPDVKAGDYAADAIYSLYAKGVFTGTDGQLTFRAEGRLTRAEAAAIVSRMARTEQRVNLWGTGTQFRTQTTGLTNGLLPTR from the coding sequence GTGAAACGGCCGAGCCTCCGGGCCCAGGCCCTGGCCCTGCTGCTGACGGCCGTCCTGACCTCCGCCGCCCTGGCCGCGCCCCAGATCTGGGGCTACCAGGAGGGCCTGGCCAAGGCTGCGGAGGGCGGGCTGTGGGGCTTTGCCAACGTGGCGGGGGAGATCGTCATTCCCATCCAGTACCAGTCGGTGATGGACTTCAGCCTGGGGGTGGCCCGGGTGCAGAAGAACAACAAGCTGGGACTCATTCGGCCCGACGGCGCCTATCTGATCCAGCCGGAGTACGACACCCTGGAGCCCATTGGTTACGGCCTCTACCGGGCCCAGAAGGGGAATGAGTGGGGCGTGGTGAGCATGGTGGCCTTCCCCAGCCGCTTCGGCGGGGAGACCCAGGAGCTCTACCCCCTTACATACGACTATGCGGCGGTACGCAAGGCCGACGGCCTGGATGTACTGGTGCTGACCAGCGGGGGAGTTGAGACCCTGGTGCCTATGAACACCCTGCCCGCCCTGCTGGTGGAGCGCAAGGTGCCCTCCGCCCGGTTTCCGCTGGTACAAAAGCGCCTGCCCAACTTTTCCGACGTGACACCCCGGGACTGGTACGACCTATGGGTGGATGTGGCCTATAACGTGGGGCTGATGGAGGGCGTGGGGGACAACCGTTTCAACCCCGACGGCACCCTCACCGTGGCTGAGGCCCTCAAGCTGGCCGCGCATATGGAGAGTCGGTATCTGGGGGACGACTTCCACCTCCAGAGCGTGACCACCCAGCCCTGGTACCGCTCGTCGGTGGCCTACTGCGTGGCCAGCGGCATCATCACCGAGGGAGAATTCACCGATTATGAGCGGCCCGTCACCCGGGCCGAGATGGCCAGGATCTTTGCGGCCACCGCCCTGGGGCGCGGCATGCCGGAGATCAACAGCCTGGAGCAGGTGAAGAGCCATCTGCCCGACGTGAAGGCGGGGGATTACGCCGCCGATGCCATTTACAGCCTCTATGCCAAGGGGGTGTTCACTGGCACGGACGGCCAGCTCACCTTCCGCGCGGAGGGCCGGCTCACCCGGGCCGAGGCGGCGGCCATCGTCTCCCGCATGGCCCGCACCGAGCAGCGGGTGAACCTGTGGGGCACGGGGACTCAGTTCCGCACGCAGACGACGGGGCTGACCAACGGACTTCTCCCCACCCGGTGA
- a CDS encoding THUMP domain-containing class I SAM-dependent RNA methyltransferase → MERLKLAVPTLFGLEGLTADELRRLGLEEVRADNGRVTALGTPADVARLNLNLRTGERVLIELGSFLAGDFDALFEGTRALPWEQFIPLNGAFPVKGHSLNSALHAIPACQSIVKKAVAARLGQKYGLETLPENGPVYQIQFSIMKDMATLMLDTSGAGLHKRGYRAVGVTAPLRETLAAALVLLSRYRGRDPFCDPFCGSGTIAIEAALIAKNRAPGLERSFSAQRWACVPAQAWMDAADEAMDREFDGAYEIWGGDIDPKAVAIARDNAVKAGVEDLIRFEVADARAFRREAPYGRVVTNPPYGERIMEKQEAEELYRAFGKAYRGLPPGWSLALLSSHTEFERTFGRTADKKRKLYNGMIKCDLFLYHKRERG, encoded by the coding sequence ATGGAGCGGCTGAAGCTGGCGGTGCCGACCCTGTTCGGACTGGAGGGGCTGACGGCGGACGAGCTGCGCCGGCTGGGTCTGGAGGAGGTCCGGGCGGACAACGGCCGGGTGACGGCGCTGGGTACGCCCGCTGATGTGGCCCGGCTCAACCTGAATCTGCGCACCGGCGAGCGGGTGCTCATCGAATTGGGCAGCTTTCTGGCCGGGGACTTCGACGCCCTCTTCGAGGGGACCCGGGCCCTGCCCTGGGAGCAGTTTATCCCCCTGAATGGGGCCTTCCCCGTCAAGGGACACAGCCTGAATTCCGCCCTCCACGCCATCCCCGCCTGCCAGTCCATCGTGAAAAAAGCGGTGGCGGCCCGGCTGGGACAGAAATACGGCCTGGAGACCCTGCCGGAAAACGGTCCGGTCTATCAGATTCAATTTTCCATCATGAAGGATATGGCCACGCTGATGCTGGATACCTCCGGTGCCGGACTGCACAAGCGGGGCTACCGGGCGGTGGGGGTGACGGCCCCTCTGCGGGAGACCTTGGCCGCCGCCCTGGTGCTGCTGTCCCGCTACCGGGGGAGGGACCCCTTCTGCGACCCCTTCTGCGGCTCGGGCACCATCGCCATCGAGGCCGCCCTCATCGCCAAAAACCGGGCCCCCGGTTTGGAGCGCTCCTTCTCCGCGCAGCGGTGGGCCTGCGTCCCGGCCCAGGCCTGGATGGACGCCGCCGACGAGGCCATGGACCGGGAGTTTGACGGAGCATACGAGATCTGGGGCGGCGATATCGACCCCAAGGCGGTGGCCATCGCCCGGGACAATGCCGTCAAGGCGGGGGTAGAGGACCTGATCCGCTTCGAGGTGGCGGACGCCCGGGCCTTCCGCCGGGAGGCACCCTACGGCCGGGTGGTCACCAATCCGCCCTACGGTGAGCGTATCATGGAGAAGCAGGAGGCGGAGGAGCTCTACCGGGCCTTCGGAAAGGCGTACCGCGGCCTGCCGCCCGGATGGAGCCTGGCCCTGTTGTCCTCCCACACGGAATTCGAGCGGACCTTTGGCCGGACGGCCGACAAGAAGCGCAAGCTCTACAATGGAATGATCAAGTGCGACCTGTTTCTGTATCACAAGAGGGAGCGAGGATGA
- a CDS encoding NfeD family protein, which translates to MYSILWLVALIIFGVVEAVTVGLASIWFAAGALAALILSAFLNSLLVQVVVFLAVSFVTLLLVRPLAQKYFNARRTATNADRVIGQEAVVVQEIDNLRGRGQVKVGGMPWTARSAGEQILPVGTTVRVERIEGVKLYVTPIPAASRTQSQ; encoded by the coding sequence ATGTACAGCATCCTGTGGCTGGTCGCTCTTATCATCTTTGGCGTGGTGGAGGCTGTCACGGTGGGGTTGGCTTCCATCTGGTTCGCGGCCGGAGCGCTGGCCGCCCTGATCCTTTCGGCCTTTCTCAACTCCCTGCTGGTGCAGGTCGTGGTCTTTCTGGCCGTGTCCTTCGTCACGCTCCTGTTGGTGCGTCCCCTGGCCCAGAAATACTTCAACGCCAGGCGGACCGCCACCAACGCCGACCGCGTCATCGGCCAGGAGGCCGTGGTCGTCCAGGAGATCGACAACCTCCGGGGCCGGGGCCAGGTCAAGGTGGGCGGCATGCCCTGGACCGCACGCTCCGCCGGTGAGCAGATCCTTCCCGTGGGGACCACCGTCCGGGTGGAGCGCATCGAGGGCGTGAAGCTCTATGTGACGCCCATCCCCGCCGCCAGCCGTACCCAGTCCCAATAA
- a CDS encoding SPFH domain-containing protein encodes MPAAIFGFIVPIILIVLIILILAANIRVVQQSKAYVIERLGAFHSVWGVGIHFKIPFIERVAKAVSLKEQVVDFAPQPVITKDNVTMQIDTVIYFQITDPKLYTYGVEHPMSAIENLTATTLRNIIGDLELDQTLTSRDHINTKMRSLLDEATDPWGIKVNRVELKNILPPREIQDAMEKQMKAERERRESILQAEGQKQSQILVAEGEKQSLILRAEAAKQAAIRKAEGEKEARIMAADAEAQAIMKVQQATADAIKLLNEANPNGQVVKLKALEAMEKVADGKATKIIIPSEIQGLAGLAASAKALLETDPPAGS; translated from the coding sequence ATGCCCGCTGCTATCTTTGGTTTCATCGTACCCATCATCCTGATCGTGCTCATCATCCTCATTCTGGCCGCCAACATCCGGGTGGTGCAGCAGTCCAAGGCCTACGTCATCGAACGTCTGGGCGCTTTCCACTCCGTCTGGGGCGTGGGCATCCACTTCAAGATCCCCTTTATCGAGCGGGTGGCCAAGGCCGTCTCCCTCAAGGAGCAGGTGGTGGACTTCGCCCCCCAGCCCGTCATCACCAAGGATAACGTCACCATGCAGATCGACACGGTCATCTACTTTCAGATCACCGACCCCAAGCTGTACACCTACGGTGTAGAGCACCCCATGAGCGCCATCGAAAACCTGACTGCCACCACCCTGCGCAACATCATCGGCGACCTGGAGCTGGACCAGACCCTCACCAGCCGCGACCATATCAACACCAAGATGCGTTCCCTGCTGGATGAGGCCACCGACCCCTGGGGCATCAAGGTCAACCGGGTGGAGCTGAAGAACATCCTTCCCCCCCGTGAGATTCAGGACGCCATGGAGAAGCAGATGAAGGCCGAGCGTGAGCGCCGGGAGTCCATCCTCCAGGCCGAGGGCCAGAAGCAGAGCCAGATCCTGGTGGCGGAGGGCGAGAAGCAGTCCCTGATCCTCCGGGCCGAGGCCGCCAAGCAGGCCGCCATCCGGAAGGCCGAAGGTGAGAAGGAGGCCCGCATCATGGCCGCTGACGCCGAGGCCCAGGCCATCATGAAGGTGCAGCAGGCCACGGCGGACGCCATCAAGCTGCTCAACGAGGCCAACCCCAACGGCCAGGTGGTCAAGCTCAAGGCCCTGGAGGCCATGGAGAAGGTGGCCGACGGCAAGGCCACGAAGATCATCATCCCCTCTGAAATCCAGGGGCTGGCCGGGCTGGCCGCCTCGGCCAAGGCGCTGCTGGAGACCGATCCCCCGGCAGGGTCCTGA
- a CDS encoding class II aldolase/adducin family protein has product MDYETQRRLICALGRRMWEKGWVAANDGNLSRRLGEGLFLVTPAGVSKGFLSPEMLLVVDREGTVVVGAPGFRPSSETPLHLECYRRRSDVHGVCHAHPPAATAFACARQPIERPILGEIVMSLGAIPCAPYARTGTLALPAAVGPLLWKHDAVLLANHGVLTVGADLEQAYWRMETVEHTAQIHLNARLLGGGVALSAQEVEELQK; this is encoded by the coding sequence GTGGACTATGAGACGCAGCGCCGGCTGATCTGCGCGCTGGGACGCAGAATGTGGGAAAAGGGCTGGGTGGCCGCCAACGACGGCAACCTGAGCCGCCGCCTGGGCGAGGGTCTCTTTCTGGTGACCCCCGCCGGGGTGAGCAAGGGCTTTCTCTCCCCCGAGATGCTCCTGGTGGTGGACCGGGAGGGGACGGTAGTAGTGGGCGCACCCGGCTTCCGTCCCTCCTCCGAGACGCCCCTCCATCTGGAGTGCTACCGCCGCCGCAGTGACGTGCACGGGGTCTGCCACGCCCATCCCCCCGCCGCCACGGCCTTCGCCTGCGCCCGTCAGCCCATCGAACGTCCCATTCTGGGGGAGATCGTCATGAGCCTTGGGGCCATCCCCTGCGCCCCCTACGCCCGCACGGGCACCCTGGCCCTCCCCGCCGCCGTGGGGCCGCTGCTGTGGAAACACGACGCCGTGCTGCTGGCCAACCACGGCGTGCTCACCGTGGGCGCCGATCTGGAGCAGGCCTACTGGCGCATGGAGACCGTGGAGCACACCGCGCAGATCCACCTCAACGCCCGCCTGCTGGGAGGCGGTGTGGCACTCTCCGCCCAGGAAGTGGAAGAACTTCAGAAATAA
- a CDS encoding HlyC/CorC family transporter, producing MIAALVILVILSAFFSATETAFTSLNRIRLKSRADSGNKRAALTLRIAEDYDKLLSTNLIGNNIVNISASTVGTVLFTKLFLDYGPLVSTVVLTVVILVFGEISPKSMAKENAEAFAMFAAPIMRVLMTVLAPVNYLFAQWKKLLSRIFRKSEEEGITEEELITMVDQAENEGGLDQHEGQLIRSAIEFNDLEVEEILTPRVDIVAAEDTATMDEIAAIFAENGYSRLPIYHDTIDNIIGVIHEKDFHAARYHGQEDVSAIVSNVLYTTGSTKISDLLRILQRAKAHMVIVVDEYGGTEGLCTLEDIVEELVGEIWDEHDEVIEEFKKQSDGSYLISCNANLTDLYDLFSIKGERDCTTVSGWVMEEIGRVPEEGDHFVYENLDVTVTRVDHRRVLEIRVVVLPQEDTGDKDRK from the coding sequence ATGATCGCCGCTCTTGTGATCCTCGTGATCCTCTCCGCCTTTTTCTCCGCCACCGAGACCGCCTTTACCTCGCTCAACCGCATCCGGCTCAAGAGCCGGGCGGACAGCGGCAACAAGCGGGCCGCCCTGACCCTGCGCATCGCGGAGGACTACGACAAGCTCCTGTCCACCAACCTGATCGGCAACAACATCGTGAACATCTCGGCCTCCACCGTGGGCACCGTTTTGTTCACCAAGCTGTTTTTGGACTACGGTCCGCTGGTCTCCACGGTGGTGCTGACCGTGGTTATTCTGGTCTTTGGCGAGATCTCCCCCAAGAGCATGGCCAAAGAGAACGCCGAGGCCTTTGCCATGTTCGCAGCCCCCATCATGCGGGTGCTGATGACGGTGCTGGCCCCGGTGAACTACCTCTTTGCCCAGTGGAAGAAGCTCCTCAGCCGCATCTTCCGCAAGTCGGAGGAGGAGGGCATCACCGAGGAGGAGCTCATCACCATGGTGGATCAGGCCGAGAACGAGGGCGGCCTGGACCAGCATGAGGGGCAGCTCATCCGCTCCGCCATCGAGTTCAACGACCTGGAGGTGGAGGAGATCCTCACCCCCCGGGTGGACATCGTGGCCGCCGAAGACACCGCCACCATGGACGAGATCGCCGCCATCTTCGCGGAAAACGGCTACTCCCGGCTGCCCATCTACCACGACACCATCGACAACATCATCGGCGTCATCCACGAAAAGGACTTCCATGCCGCCCGCTACCACGGCCAGGAGGACGTATCCGCCATCGTCAGCAATGTGCTCTACACCACCGGCAGCACCAAGATCTCCGACCTGCTGCGCATCCTCCAGCGGGCCAAGGCCCACATGGTCATTGTGGTGGACGAGTACGGCGGCACCGAAGGCCTGTGCACTCTGGAGGACATCGTCGAGGAGCTGGTGGGCGAAATCTGGGATGAGCATGACGAGGTCATCGAGGAGTTCAAAAAGCAGTCCGACGGCAGCTACCTGATCTCCTGCAACGCCAACCTCACCGACCTGTACGATCTGTTCTCCATCAAGGGCGAGCGAGACTGCACCACGGTGTCCGGCTGGGTCATGGAGGAGATCGGCCGGGTGCCGGAGGAGGGGGATCACTTCGTCTATGAGAATCTGGATGTGACCGTTACCAGAGTGGACCACCGCCGGGTTCTGGAGATCCGGGTAGTAGTCCTGCCCCAGGAGGACACCGGCGACAAGGACCGCAAGTAA
- a CDS encoding lysine exporter LysO family protein: MTGWIVGAVAAGMLAGHFVLPAEWVAHCGALITLGLCLILFLVGVDMGRQGNVWRDIRQAGARVLAIPVAAAAGTLAAAAVAGLFLPMSVKDAMAASAGFGWYSLAPMLLADYSPSVSAVAFLSNVMREVFAIVLIPILARRVGYLECVGVAGATAMDTVLPVVVRATDERIAIYSFVSGVVLSFAVPVVVPAVVALPF, translated from the coding sequence ATGACCGGCTGGATCGTGGGGGCGGTGGCCGCGGGCATGCTGGCGGGACACTTTGTGCTCCCGGCGGAATGGGTCGCCCACTGCGGCGCCCTTATCACCCTGGGGCTGTGCCTCATCCTCTTCCTGGTGGGCGTGGACATGGGCCGCCAAGGCAATGTGTGGCGGGACATCCGGCAGGCTGGAGCCCGGGTGCTGGCCATCCCGGTGGCGGCCGCCGCCGGAACCCTGGCCGCCGCGGCCGTGGCTGGGCTCTTCCTGCCCATGAGCGTCAAGGACGCCATGGCGGCCTCCGCCGGCTTTGGCTGGTATTCCCTGGCCCCTATGCTTCTGGCGGACTACTCCCCCTCGGTGTCCGCCGTGGCCTTCCTGTCCAATGTCATGCGGGAGGTCTTTGCCATCGTCCTCATCCCCATCCTGGCCCGGCGGGTGGGCTATCTGGAGTGCGTGGGGGTGGCGGGCGCCACCGCCATGGATACCGTCCTGCCGGTGGTGGTGAGGGCCACCGACGAGCGCATCGCCATCTATTCCTTTGTCTCCGGTGTGGTTTTGTCCTTCGCCGTGCCGGTGGTGGTGCCCGCCGTGGTGGCGCTGCCGTTCTGA
- a CDS encoding LysO family transporter: protein METFLATLQSLGLYLGVIALGALVGSRRAVRGKELTWLGRLQTVVLILLIFTLGVEIGADEQVVASLGSIGLSALVITLFVLAGSVLAVLLVRKCMGLDRQGRSAAPAEERGGEAP from the coding sequence ATGGAAACCTTTCTGGCGACCCTCCAGAGCCTGGGGCTCTACCTGGGGGTCATCGCTTTGGGCGCCCTGGTGGGCTCCCGCAGGGCGGTGCGGGGGAAGGAGCTGACCTGGCTGGGCCGGCTCCAGACCGTGGTGCTGATCCTGCTCATCTTTACGCTGGGCGTGGAGATCGGCGCGGACGAGCAGGTGGTGGCCTCGCTGGGCTCCATCGGCCTGTCTGCCCTGGTCATCACCCTGTTCGTCCTGGCGGGCTCGGTGCTGGCGGTGCTGCTGGTCCGCAAGTGCATGGGCCTGGACCGGCAGGGCCGCAGCGCCGCCCCGGCGGAGGAGAGGGGAGGGGAGGCCCCATGA